The Microbacter sp. GSS18 genome has a segment encoding these proteins:
- a CDS encoding S9 family peptidase, whose translation MQATDIESLVGVGRPVIAADGSFAVFATSRPDIAANSAVGQLWRIELPEGTARRLTRGTKDSAPRLSPDGTRIAFLRGDAKGRPQVFAVDAGGGEPVQATDSPLGAGAPTWSPDGTLIAFTARIPEEGRYGDVEGMEPDAEAPRRITGIRWHANGLGYIADRPAHVFVVDAPDPGAEPAYEPAPAVVPAGQTAPARPVVPTEPRQLTQGDASHSGAVFIADGTEVLTLVDEIEDRTRDLRSRVIAVSADGSSRRTVLDRDANLSVSALEVAPDGAVAVIAGDVGPSGVDFVAGAESLYLIEDGRPRLIVDGASVDLGESDVVASEDGFLVRERSRGRVRLLRASRDGSVAEVLGGDVEVSGQDAAGPRVVASVASPTSFGELVLVESGSARVLTDFGAAARRAGTVVPGELTITGRDGHPVHGWVAKPAGDGPFPVVLQIHGGPYAAFGVHLFDETQVLVDAGYAVVYCNPRGSAGYGIEHGRWIRQAMGTVDFADVIDFLEGAIGADDALDGDRVGVMGGSYGGYLTAWIIAHDHRFAGAIVERGFLDPASFQGTADIGSFFGDEYVGVDPAAIAAQSPMAVVGNVRTPTLVLHSELDFRCPLEQATRYYSALKRGGVDAEMLVFPGEDHELTRAGQPRHRLQRFDAVLEWWSRHLPVVPPA comes from the coding sequence ATGCAGGCGACGGACATCGAGTCCCTCGTCGGCGTCGGACGCCCCGTCATCGCGGCGGACGGCTCGTTCGCGGTCTTCGCGACCTCGCGACCCGACATCGCCGCCAACAGCGCGGTGGGGCAGCTGTGGCGCATCGAGCTGCCCGAAGGCACCGCGCGGCGTCTGACCCGCGGCACGAAGGACTCCGCGCCCCGGCTCTCACCGGACGGCACGCGCATCGCGTTCCTGCGCGGCGATGCCAAGGGCCGTCCGCAGGTGTTCGCCGTCGATGCCGGGGGAGGGGAGCCCGTCCAGGCCACCGATTCCCCGCTCGGCGCCGGCGCGCCGACATGGTCGCCTGACGGGACGCTGATCGCGTTCACCGCGCGCATCCCCGAGGAGGGTCGCTACGGAGACGTCGAGGGCATGGAGCCCGACGCCGAGGCGCCACGGCGCATCACCGGCATCCGGTGGCATGCCAACGGCCTGGGGTACATCGCCGACCGTCCCGCGCACGTCTTCGTGGTCGATGCGCCCGACCCCGGCGCCGAGCCGGCGTACGAGCCGGCGCCGGCCGTCGTGCCGGCGGGGCAGACCGCCCCGGCGCGGCCCGTCGTGCCGACCGAGCCGCGGCAGCTCACCCAAGGCGACGCGTCGCACAGCGGCGCGGTGTTCATCGCCGACGGCACGGAGGTCCTGACGCTGGTGGACGAGATCGAGGACCGCACGCGCGATCTGCGATCTCGCGTGATCGCGGTGAGCGCCGACGGGTCCTCGCGGCGCACGGTGCTCGACCGCGACGCGAATCTGTCGGTCTCGGCGCTGGAGGTCGCGCCGGACGGCGCCGTCGCGGTCATCGCGGGCGACGTCGGCCCGTCGGGCGTGGACTTCGTCGCGGGCGCGGAGTCGCTGTACCTGATCGAGGATGGCCGGCCGCGGCTGATCGTCGACGGCGCATCGGTCGATCTCGGCGAGAGCGACGTCGTCGCGTCCGAGGACGGGTTCCTGGTGCGCGAGCGCTCGCGCGGGCGCGTGCGTCTGCTGCGGGCCTCGCGCGACGGCTCGGTCGCCGAGGTGCTCGGCGGCGACGTGGAGGTCTCGGGGCAGGACGCGGCCGGACCGCGCGTGGTCGCATCCGTCGCCTCCCCGACATCCTTCGGTGAGCTCGTGCTCGTCGAGTCCGGCTCCGCTCGCGTGCTCACCGACTTCGGCGCCGCCGCGCGCCGCGCCGGGACCGTCGTCCCGGGCGAGCTGACCATCACGGGCCGCGACGGCCATCCGGTGCACGGCTGGGTCGCCAAGCCGGCCGGCGACGGCCCGTTCCCCGTCGTGCTGCAGATCCACGGCGGACCGTACGCCGCATTCGGCGTGCACCTCTTCGACGAGACGCAGGTGCTCGTCGACGCCGGCTACGCCGTGGTGTACTGCAACCCCCGCGGCTCCGCGGGCTACGGCATCGAGCACGGTCGATGGATCCGTCAGGCGATGGGGACGGTCGACTTCGCCGACGTCATCGACTTCCTCGAGGGGGCGATCGGCGCCGACGATGCGCTCGACGGCGACCGCGTCGGGGTGATGGGGGGCTCATACGGCGGCTACCTCACCGCCTGGATCATCGCCCACGACCACCGCTTCGCGGGGGCGATCGTCGAGCGCGGCTTCCTCGACCCCGCGAGCTTCCAGGGCACCGCCGACATCGGGTCGTTCTTCGGCGACGAGTACGTCGGCGTGGATCCGGCCGCGATCGCCGCTCAGAGCCCGATGGCGGTCGTCGGGAACGTCCGGACGCCGACGCTCGTGCTCCACTCCGAACTCGACTTCCGCTGCCCGCTCGAGCAGGCCACGCGCTACTACTCGGCGCTCAAGCGCGGGGGAGTGGACGCCGAGATGCTGGTCTTCCCCGGAGAGGACCACGAACTGACCCGGGCGGGCCAGCCGCGGCATCGACTGCAGCGGTTCGACGCCGTGCTGGAGTGGTGGAGCAGACACCTGCCGGTCGTGCCGCCGGCGTGA